A part of Miscanthus floridulus cultivar M001 chromosome 6, ASM1932011v1, whole genome shotgun sequence genomic DNA contains:
- the LOC136456006 gene encoding probable L-type lectin-domain containing receptor kinase S.7 produces the protein MAPTTSPVHHHRFLAPGTAALLLLVVVVLLAPSSKAAETPISFSFPSFSLRNLTLLGGASLRADSVSLPPPSSHALFPLPLPLPFPSNASFSTSFLFAAPASTHPASRLSFLLIPDPLTVGATAKNRSLPLEITLDASKGLVSAYSAGERLAGNSTGAVNLRNGNGVGSWVIYDARRARLDVFLSHASVKPRTPALSSDAAGLGVRFSEFMFVGLEVSSDNASSGDDGFIVESWTFLTSGMPPVDTASRPAHSMSDSVPSTPATPGVTILNMKGWRRRKLVLGLAVPLPIVFLGALMVFVVMSLKKWRWSTVVVDKGNGAKITGKPRQFMYQDLFSATNGFDPSMVVGSGGFGTVYKAVCPHSGVTYAVKRSKQSRESYNEFSAELTIIADLKHPNLVPLQGWCTERDELLLVYEFMSNGSLDEALHPCSGTERYVTLDWSQRYNVAVGIASAVAYLHEEHDKQVIHRDIKCSNILLDSCFSPRLGDFGLARLKDHDTSPRSTLAAGTLGYLAPEYLQMGKATEKSDVYSYGVVLLEICTGKRPIEIEAPSSMNMLNIVDWVWNLHSEVKLLDAADPYLSGQYDNEQMMRLLLLGLSCVNPFSEERPVMRTVLGILEGKNELLPVPRKKPLLVFVSNVPVDLERVVSECNQSTVSSDLYELKIDLN, from the coding sequence ATGGCTCCAACAACCTCACCAGTCCACCACCACCGCTTCCTCGCACCCGGCACcgctgccctcctcctcctcgtcgtcgtcgtcctcctcgcgCCATCCTCCAAGGCGGCTGAAACCCCCATCTCGTTCTCCTTTCCATCTTTCTCCCTCCGCAACCTCACCCTCCTCGGCGGGGCCTCGCTCCGCGCCGACTCCGTCTCTCTCCCGCCGCCCTCCTCCCATGCGCTcttcccgctcccgctcccgctcccgttCCCATCCAAtgcctccttctccacctccttcCTCTTCGCCGCGCCCGCCTCCACGCATCCCGCTTCgcgcctctccttcctcctcatcCCCGACCCGCTCACGGTCGGCGCCACGGCCAAAAACCGGTCCCTACCGCTCGAGATCACCCTGGACGCGTCCAAGGGCCTCGTCTCCGCGTACTCCGCCGGTGAGAGACTTGCCGGGAACTCCACCGGCGCTGTGAATCTTCGGAACGGCAACGGGGTCGGTTCCTGGGTCATCTACGACGCGCGCCGGGCGCGCCTCGATGTATTCCTCAGCCACGCGAGCGTGAAGCCCCGGACGCCAGCTCTGTCCTCGGACGCCGCGGGCCTTGGCGTCCGCTTCTCCGAGTTCATGTTCGTCGGCCTCGAGGTGTCGTCGGACAACGCGAGCAGCGGCGACGACGGCTTCATCGTCGAGAGCTGGACCTTCCTCACGTCCGGGATGCCGCCTGTCGACACGGCATCCCGGCCCGCGCACAGCATGTCCGACAGCGTCCCCAGCACGCCCGCGACGCCTGGGGTAACCATCCTGAACATGAAGGGTTGGCGCCGCAGGAAACTAGTATTGGGGCTTGCCGTCCCCTTGCCCATTGTGTTCCTTGGTGCACTCATGGTGTTTGTGGTAATGTCTCTGAAGAAGTGGAGGTGGAGTACTGTAGTGGTTGACAAGGGAAACGGAGCAAAGATAACAGGTAAACCGAGGCAGTTCATGTACCAAGATCTCTTCTCGGCTACAAATGGATTCGATCCCTCTATGGTGGTCGGCAGTGGTGGTTTCGGTACAGTGTACAAGGCAGTGTGCCCACACTCTGGGGTCACGTACGCTGTCAAGAGGTCGAAGCAATCCAGAGAGAGCTACAATGAGTTCAGTGCCGAGCTTACCATTATTGCTGACCTGAAGCACCCCAATCTGGTTCCGCTTCAAGGGTGGTGTACAGAAAGGGACGAGCTGCTGCTTGTCTATGAGTTTATGTCCAACGGCAGCCTAGATGAGGCTCTCCACCCTTGTTCAGGCACGGAGCGTTATGTCACCCTCGACTGGTCTCAGCGGTACAACGTTGCTGTTGGCATCGCTTCTGCGGTGGCATACCTACATGAAGAACATGACAAGCAGGTGATCCACAGGGATATAAAGTGCAGTAACATACTTCTTGACTCGTGTTTTAGTCCAAGATTGGGAGATTTTGGGCTTGCGAGGTTAAAGGATCATGACACAAGCCCTCGGTCGACCCTGGCAGCAGGGACTCTTGGTTACCTTGCACCTGAGTATCTCCAGATGGGTAAAGCTACAGAAAAGAGTGATGTCTACAGCTATGGGGTTGTGCTGCTTGAGATCTGCACAGGCAAGCGGccaatagagatagaagcacccAGCAGCATGAACATGTTGAATATTGTTGATTGGGTTTGGAATTTGCACTCAGAAGTCAAGCTTCTGGATGCTGCGGATCCATATCTTAGTGGACAGTATGACAATGAGCAAATGATGAGGCTACTTCTTCTAGGTTTGAGCTGTGTGAATCCGTTCTCAGAAGAGAGACCTGTCATGAGGACAGTCCTAGGCATACTGGAGGGCAAGAATGAGTTACTTCCTGTTCCAAGAAAGAAGCCGCTTCTTGTGTTTGTTTCAAATGTGCCTGTTGACCTTGAGAGAGTAGTTTCAGAGTGCAATCAGAGTACAGTTTCAAGTGATCTGTATGAACTGAAAATTGACCTAAACTAG